The sequence tcTACCCGTAAGtgcaattattaagtttattctgcagttgtcgtgtgtttgcctatcaagggaataaatctcagtatattttgctcaacctgttctgctcaatcaggatccacgaaatataaatgtgttattaaatgcgtctcccgtgacaggcgttTAAAACTGGTTAGAAGTATATACCAGTGACTGTGTCTTTATTGTGATATTTCTTCAGATAAAAAAGGTGGTACAGGTTGAGTTTTTTTCACTGTACAGCAGTTATAGCAAAGTGATGTTTCTCTTGTGAGGTATTGTAAAAGTTATATAAAAGATTGTTTTATGAATAACACTGTAACAGTAAGAAGTCAGAATAAATTGTAAACTAGATATTCAGGGGATATTAACTATTTGTTAACAAAtcgttaatttacatttttattcatgtgagtgattgtgtaggcagggccccgtgcactgctttgccagGGGCCCCTAATGTTTTTAAGAGGGCCTAACTTCTCCCGCGCGCGCGGACCAACCCAACTTCTCCTGCCCCGGGCAACAGCCGCGGGATTAGCCTGCCAGTCTCAACCGCCCCCTCCTCAGCCGCCCACCTCTCGCGTgcccccgagcccacctctcgcgtgcccccgagcccacctctcgcgtgcccccctgagcccacctctcGCGTGCCCCCCTGAACCCACCTCTCGCGTACCCCCTGAGCCCAGTTCTTGCgtgccccctgagcccacctcacGCCctgggcagctgccgcggggatatcgggggcagggaggggaagcgACTGGGGGGAGCAAGGAAGAAGGAACCAGCActcacccggtcaaggtaagtcacccacccagtcactgtcacccacccagtcactgtctgtctcccagtcactgccaaccatcattcacccaccttcattcacccacccaccatcattcaaggcaggcagtcacatgtcttttgttgaaaatataaaaataaacaggttgcattgtaatgtttttttctgtatcacaataagaaaacagttaagtaaaagatgcgcgctaaaaaaatgttttttcgtggTAGATGCGCTTTGGGTTCTGGGGGGgagggtgcgctatgggttcggggggcggggggcgctgctcctttcatttgtcctgggccccatgatttctgttggcggccctgactatAACGATGTAACATAATGATTGAGCAATTGTTCAGTGGAGCTTAACATTTATACAGAGAAGGTGTGAGTTGATGGAGGAGTGATGGAGGGTTATTGGGCGGAGAACCAAGAAATGCCCTAACTTTTTGACATGAGCCAAGGATGTAccttttttatttctttgaattaaaaaaatatggtGAGCCTGTGAAGATATTTCCTTGAGAGCAAAAACATAAAGAGTGATGGCTGTGGTTGTAATAAATCTTTAAAAATACCTAATGCTAACTCAAGTGTAACAAACACCTCATGCAAAACCTCCAATGCACAATTGATGGAATTGTAGATTTGCATCATAATCAAACTAACTCCCAGAATGTGCGTGGGTAATGTAAATAACAAAGCGTGGTAGCTCTATATAACAGTGAGGGCAGCTTAAGTGGGAACCAAAGTCTGTCTGTCTCAGCCACTGACGGTATCTCGTGTCAGAGTTTCAGAAATAGTGATTTGTGAAGAACAATCAAGGTCAAAGGCAAGACAATGGATTTCCCTCTTCGTATGTGTTTCTTAGTCCTGCTGTGGATTGAGTTAATCTTGGGGATTACACTAAATTCATTTATTGTGGCAACAAGTTGCGTGGAATGGATGACATTTAAGCGCCTTCGTACCAGTGACAAAATCTTGGCGTGTCTGGGGTTGTCCAGATTTTGTTTTCAATGGGGTATTATGTTGCATAATATATTTCGTATATATTTACCAGAGTTATATTCGCAGATGTATTTTTATGCCTTTTTTGTGGTGGTAAGAATGTTTGTAAACTTCTCCAGTCTCTGGTTTGCCACGGTGCTCTGTGTATACTACTGCGTTAAAATCACAAACTACAACCATTCCTTATTCATCTATGTGAAAGTCCGGATCAACAAAATAGTCCCATGGTTACTTCTGGCATCTCTGCTAACTTCTCTGGCTTCCAGTCTCCCCTTCGGCTGGTATGCTTTGACCTTGAACGGCAATAATTCAACGAACAACCTCTTGAAAAACAGCACCGTGCAAGATATTATTGTGGTGCAAAATCATACCAACCAGGCCATTAAATACGGCTTAGGATCTTCGCTGCCATTCAACATATTTTGTGTTGCTACTTTCCTTTTAATTAAATCGCTTTGGATGCACACCAGGCAGATGAGAAGCAGTGGCATGAGCATTAGAAGCCCCAGCTTGGACACTCACTACAGAGTAGTAAAAAGTATGGTCTTCTTCCTTC comes from Ascaphus truei isolate aAscTru1 chromosome 4, aAscTru1.hap1, whole genome shotgun sequence and encodes:
- the LOC142492460 gene encoding taste receptor type 2 member 9-like, which codes for MFVNFSSLWFATVLCVYYCVKITNYNHSLFIYVKVRINKIVPWLLLASLLTSLASSLPFGWYALTLNGNNSTNNLLKNSTVQDIIVVQNHTNQAIKYGLGSSLPFNIFCVATFLLIKSLWMHTRQMRSSGMSIRSPSLDTHYRVVKSMVFFLLLNIIFFSSMNVIFSRVLPFGSPLLVFLSILTSAYPFLHSAVLIFYNKKLKQTLLDICHRAVKFTQKQRISAKSSTDFTTGTSTW